The segment GAGCAGGGGGCGGAGCCGAAGCTGGCAGTGGAGCAGACGGTAAAGCAAGTCCAGCAGGGGGATGTACAGGCATACACCCTGATCATTAGACATTTTCAGCGGCCGATCTACTTGTACTGCTACTACTTACTGGGAAACCGGGAAGAGGCTGAGGATGCGGCGCAGGATATTTTTATCAGGGCACTAACGCGGCTGCAGCAGTATTCGGAGGAAGTTTCTTTCTCGGCTTGGCTGTACACCATTGCGCGCAACCATTGTCTCGACCGGATTAAGCGCAGGAATAAGAGCTTCAAGCTGCTCAGTCTCTACAGGCAACATCAACACCAGGAGGAAGAGCAGGCCGGAGATACAAGATATACAGAGATTGTCCACGGTCTGCTTGAGAAGTTAAATATGGAGGAGCGGCAGATTCTGCTGCTGCGGGCGCTTGAGGAGCATAGCTTCGAGGAGATCGGGATCATCATGGACATGAAGGCCGGGACGGTCCGCAAAAAATATGAACGGCTGCGCAAAAAGCTAGGACGCCGTCAGAATAGTGGAGGGAGAATCACCCATGAACCAAGTTAAACGGGAGGAAGCCGAACTGGAACGGATTGGACGCATGATCCGGGAGACCCCGGTTCAGATTGATCTGGAGGAACGCATCATGCGCCGGGCGCTTAGCGGGCGACTGTCAGGCGTGAAGGCAGAGCCTAGAAGGCTAAGAAGAACAGGCCGGATGCTGCGGAAAAGTGCGGGGATCGCAGCGGCTGTCCTCCTGGTTACCCTGCTGATTGCAAGCACTGAATGGATCTCTCCTACGCTGGCGGCATCCATTAAGCAAATACCGGGGATGAACTCGATCTTCCGGCTTGCCGGGGATCTGGGGCTGCGGAATGCAGATGAGCAGGGGCTCGCAGCAGTACCGGAGCGTAGCGATACCCACGGCGGGTTAACGCTCAAGGTGTCTGAGGTGATGTACGACGGAATTCGCGTGACCCTTGGGATAGAGCGCCATACGGATGTAGAGAAGCTGCAGCAGGGCGATATCAGCGACCTGATGACAGATATCAAGCTGTCGGTGGACGGTGAGGATATTAACACCTATGGTCCGCTTGGCGGCACCGGCGGCGGTTCCTTTGGTCCGTTCCTGCTGCGCGGGAAGGATGCCGATTCCAGGATCATTCAGTTCACGGATTTGCAGAATCAGGGCGGGCGTGCCTTCCCGGATACCTTCGATCTGACGATGGCTGTTGATATCCAGGGCATCGCGGAGCCTTTTGAAATCACGCTGCCTGTGGTCAAGAAGACCTATCGTAACAGTATTGCGGAGCCCATTGTCCGCAGCGTCTCCGGCATGACCTTCACGCTGGAGACGCTGGAGCTTACGCCGATTACTACAAGACTCACCACACGGATTGAACGGCCTGCGGGGCAGCCCGTCGATGCAGTGAAGGACTTCTTGGGCTATGATCTTATAGATGATGAGGGCAACGTATTGCAGGAGATTAACGGGGGTACCGGCTGGAGTGCCTCGGGAGGAACTGCTCTGCTGTCAGCAGCCCTATTCGAACCGCTGGTGCATCCGGGCGGACGGCTCACGGTCAAGCCCTTCCGTACACTGTCCATCAACAAGGACGGAGTGCGGGAGAAGGAGTATATCCCCGAATTCGAAGTGACTGTGCCGGTATCAGTGCCAGTGCCAGTACCAGTACCAGTACCATTGCCGATAACGGAGAAGTAATCTTATGCTTCACAAAATAACCCCACAAAGTGGAGTTCCAGCTTCGAAGATGACTCAGGTACTTTGCGGGGACCCCAAAACATAAAAATTCTTATCTATCAAAAAAGGCGGTTCCCGCAGCGCATCATGCGCCTTGGGAACCGCCTTTACTGATTTAAACCTCGTATAACGCTGTAGCGTGCGTGCGTTAGTTAATGAATTGCAGCGACTTCAAGGTCTTCTCCAGCATCGTAGCCGCTTCCGCACGGGTAGCCAGCTTCGCCGGAGCGAACGCACCATCAGGGGTACCCTGGATGATGCCTGCGGCGGCGATCTCTGCTACCGCTGCTCTGGACCAGGCCGGGATGCTTGAGGCATCGCGGAATTTAGCCAGTACAGCCGGATCGGCCGTCAGGGTCTTGCCGGTGTATTTCATGGCTTTGGACAGGACGGCTGCCATCTCCTGCCGGGTAATTGGACTGCCCGGCTTGAAGCTGCCATCCGTATATCCGGTAATCAGACCTGCGGCTGAGGCTGTCTGTACGGCATCCGTGTACCATGCTCCAGCACGGACGTCACTGAAGGACGTTCCTGTTGCTGCCGGGGCAAGGCCCAGGGAACGGGTAATCAGTGCCGCGAACTCTGCCCGTGTTATGGACTGGGCAGGCGAGAAAGCGGCGGCGCTGGTGCCGGTAATCACCAGCTTCGAGGCCAGCAGTTCAATGGCGGATTGTGCCCAGTGCCCGGTAGTGTCACCGAAGGTCTTGGACGACTTCACCACAGTATAATAGCTGTTGCTGTTGCGCTTAATCGTTACTTCCGTATGCCCCTCTGCCGGATTACCAAAGACCGAAGGCACGAAGGATAGCTTGCCTGTGGCCGGGTCAAAGGCGACACCGGTCGCACCCTTGGCATCAAGTGCCCCTGTGGCCGTGAGGGTCCGCTTCACATAAGTGCTGCCGAAGCTGTTCAGAGGTACGCTCTTGCCGCCGGCCTGGGCAGTGATGCTGAATTCAATCACGGGCGCCGCCACAGTAACACTGCCGGCATGCACTGCGATAGCCTTGTTCAGGCTGTCAAGTATAGCGTTACCCGCCTGAAGCAGAGAGACGGT is part of the Paenibacillus sp. FSL M7-0420 genome and harbors:
- a CDS encoding sigma-70 family RNA polymerase sigma factor; the encoded protein is MDKAEISGSDNRTEQGAEPKLAVEQTVKQVQQGDVQAYTLIIRHFQRPIYLYCYYLLGNREEAEDAAQDIFIRALTRLQQYSEEVSFSAWLYTIARNHCLDRIKRRNKSFKLLSLYRQHQHQEEEQAGDTRYTEIVHGLLEKLNMEERQILLLRALEEHSFEEIGIIMDMKAGTVRKKYERLRKKLGRRQNSGGRITHEPS
- a CDS encoding DUF4179 domain-containing protein, producing MNQVKREEAELERIGRMIRETPVQIDLEERIMRRALSGRLSGVKAEPRRLRRTGRMLRKSAGIAAAVLLVTLLIASTEWISPTLAASIKQIPGMNSIFRLAGDLGLRNADEQGLAAVPERSDTHGGLTLKVSEVMYDGIRVTLGIERHTDVEKLQQGDISDLMTDIKLSVDGEDINTYGPLGGTGGGSFGPFLLRGKDADSRIIQFTDLQNQGGRAFPDTFDLTMAVDIQGIAEPFEITLPVVKKTYRNSIAEPIVRSVSGMTFTLETLELTPITTRLTTRIERPAGQPVDAVKDFLGYDLIDDEGNVLQEINGGTGWSASGGTALLSAALFEPLVHPGGRLTVKPFRTLSINKDGVREKEYIPEFEVTVPVSVPVPVPVPVPLPITEK